In Carcharodon carcharias isolate sCarCar2 chromosome 3, sCarCar2.pri, whole genome shotgun sequence, a single window of DNA contains:
- the LOC121276198 gene encoding C-C chemokine receptor type 9-like, translated as MLRRKPWTLCGEDRSCSKNKKTLCASKFYTSKKMEKISITEFPVTSDNNLYLDMLDPSLFATPCETSGIRNFGKVFMPCFYSVVFVTGLLGNSLVIVTYVYYEKLKTVTDVYMMNLAIADLLFLCTLPFWAVDAYTGWIFGTYMCKIVNGAYTVNFYSCMLILTCVSVNRYKAIVQATKMVNSKNKRFHNKLVCVGVWGFAIILTLPEFILSEAYTDMSDKTICIMMYPSNSGSIIKVGVYVTQMVVGFLISFVAMIICYSIIAKTLFQQKSFQKHKSLKIIIAVVVAFVICELPFNIVLLMQALQIFSEEIPSCEYTANVDYAIIVTESIAFVHCCLNPILYVFLGVKFRNNFLKILKDARCISQKQLAEYLKTESETSQPVSGLSETTSVHPL; from the exons ATGCTGCGAAGGAAACCGTGGACATTGTGTGGTGAGGACAGAAGTTgttcaaagaataaaaaaacactcTGCGCATCTAAGTTCTACACCAGCAAAAAGATGGAGAAG ATATCTATTACCGAGTTTCCAGTCACCAGTGACAATAATTTGTACCTTGACATGCTTGATCCTTCACTGTTTGCAACACCCTGTGAAACATCAGGCATCAGAAACTTTGGGAAGGTTTTCATGCCCTGTTTTTATTCAGTTGTATTTGTGACAGGGCTTCTGGGGAATTCTTTGGTCATTGTGACATATGTTTACTATGAGAAGCTGAAGACCGTGACAGATGTCTACATGATGAATCTGGCGATTGCTGACTTGCTCTTTCTCTGCACCCTGCCATTCTGGGCAGTTGATGCATACACTGGATGGATTTTTGGAACTTATATGTGCAAAATTGTGAACGGGGCATACACTGTCAACTTCTACAGTTGCATGCTAATACTCACCTGTGTGAGTGTCAACAGGTACAAAGCCATTGTTCAAGCAACAAAAATGGTCAACagtaaaaataaaagatttcacaATAAGTTAGTTTGTGTAGGGGTTTGGGGATTCGCAATCATTTTGACTCTTCCAGAATTCATATTAAGTGAAGCATATACTGATATGTCTGATAAAACTATTTGTATTATGATGTATCCTTCCAATTCTGGCAGCATCATCAAAGTGGGAGTGTATGTAACACAAATGGTAGTGGGATTTCTGATATCCTTTGTGGCCATGATCATTTGTTACTCAATCATTGCAAAAACTCTGTTCCAGCAAAAGAGTTTTCAGAAGCATAAATCTTTAAAGATTATCATTGCAGTTGTAGTTGCATTTGTGATTTGTGAACTGCCATTCAACATTGTCTTGTTGATGCAAGCTCTACAGATCTTCAGTGAAGAAATCCCTAGTTGTGAATACACTGCAAATGTAGACTATGCAATTATTGTAACAGAGAGTATTGCATTTGTACATTGCTGTCTCAATCCTATTCTTTATGTATTTCTTGGAGTGAAGTTTAGAAATAACTTTCTGAAGATTTTAAAAGATGCTAGATGTATTAGTCAAAAACAATTGGCTGAGTATCTGAAAACTGAGTCTGAGACATCACAACCTGTATCGGGTTTATCTGAAACAACAAGTGtgcatcctttataa